GGGATTTCGAGTTCTTCGACGCGGGTTCGGTGACCGCATGCTGGTCAGGCAGGATCGACACGGAGTATTCTGATAGTTAGCTTGCATGGCGGTGGGACTCGCCACAATGTGCGCTCATCCGGCATCCGTACGGGTGGAGCCAACGGTTCCTGGTCAGATATTCGATGCTGACCGGGGCCGCACTGATCACGAGGATCTAACAGCTCGGTCGACTGACCGAGAGGAGATCCGGATGAACGTCCGACCGCCCCTTCCAATGCACAATGTCGACGCCATTCATCGCACGTACGCACCCGACGACGACGCGGCAGCTATGACAGCCGAGAGTTTTCGCAGCATCCTCTTCGAAAACCCCGCAACCGCACCACCTCTCGAGACGAATCCGCCCGAGTTCTTCGGCGATCTGAACCTCGAGCAGGTCGTGACATCGATCGTCGCCGGCCACGAGGAGTACGACCTCGAGCAGTTCTTCCACACGGCCCTGACCGATACCGCGGCGATCACCTACCGACACGAGGTCTTCCGCGACGTGCAGATGGAGGAGGTGCGGTCGGCGGTCGACGAGTTCGCGGCCGGGATGCACGAGATGCGCACACACCTCGCCCGTGCCCGTAAGCGGTACTACCCCCGCGAACAGCAGGCCTGGTTTCTCATGGCTGTCCGCGTTTTCGCCGTGGCCACTACCCGCTTGTCCGACAACCTCACTGTTCTGTCCCTACGATCGTCGGGTCTGCGTAGATTCCGCGACTACCTCGCCGATTATCTCCAGGGCCCGGAGTTCTCCACGCTGCGAGGTGATCTGGACAATGTCGAGCGGGCACTGTCGGGCATCCGGTACTGCCTGATCATCAAGGGTGACCGCATCACGGTCCGAAGATATGACGGCGAATCGGACTACAGCACTGAGGTGGAGAGAACATTCGAGAAGTTCAAGCAAGGCGAGGTGCGTGAGCACCATCTCCGCAACACCGCCGGGTGGGGGTTGAACCACGTCGAAGCGCACGTACTGGATCTTCTCGCCCGACTACATCCCCGCGAGTTCGCAGAACTGAACCAGTTCTGTCAGCACAACCGTGGATTCCTCGACCGGGTCATCGACGACTTCGACCGCGAGATCCAGTTCTACCTCGTCTATCTCGACTACCTCGACCGGTTCGAACACGCCGGCCTGCAGTTCTGCTACCCCCACGTCACCGATCGGTCCCATGAGGTCAGCGCGTTCGACACATTCGATATCGCGCTCGCCGAACGCCTTGTTCCCGAACGAGCGGTGGTGTGCAACGACTTCGCACTGACGGGCCGAGAACGCGTCATCGTGGTCAGTGGACCCAATCAGGGCGGCAAGACCACCTTCGCGCGCACCTTCGGACAAATGCACTACCTGGGCCGCCTGGGCTGCCTTGTCCCTGGCCACCGGGCCCGATTGCATCTCTACGATCACCTGTTCACACATTTCGAACGCGAGGAGGTCATCACCAACCTCAGCGGCAAACTCCAGGACGAACTCGAGCGGATTCACGACATTCTCGACCAGGCCACCAGCGAGAGCATCGTCATCATGAACGAAACCTTCACCTCCACCACCGTCAAGGACGCCCGTCTTCTCGGCGGCGCCGTGCTCAACCGGATCATCGACCGCGGCATGCTCGGTGTGTACGTCACGTTCGTCGACGAGTTGTCGAGGCTGAACGAGGCCACCGTCAGCATGGTCGCCGCCGTCGACCCCGACGATCCGGCGCATCGCACCTTCACCCTCGTCCGCCAGCGCGCGGACGGCCTGGCGTATGCCCTCACGCTCGCAGAAAAGTACCGCCTGACCTACCAGCAGGTGAAGGAACGTCGATCATGAAAGCACACCTGATGTACCGCAGCCGCGACTTCGCCGCCGGAACCGAACTACCCTCTCACGCCACCGATCTGAGGAAAGACCTCGAACTCGACACCATGCTCGATGCAATGGCCGAAGGTGATTCTTTCCTGCGCGGTGTGGCCGACGCCGCGCTGCTGACGACAGTGACCGACCCGGATGCCATCATCTACCGGCAACAGATACTGCGCGACTGCTTCGCGCAGCCCGCCGTGGTCACGCAGATGTACCAGCTTGCCGTCGAGGCGATCGAACGCGAACACAAGCAGTACTATCCACTGCTGATCCATTCCCCCGATCCGGTCCTGCACCGATCCATTGAGGTACTCGAGATGTTCCTCGACATGCTTGCCCGACTCAAGAACATCGGAGCCGAACATTCCGCGGAGTTCACATCGGAGGGGTTCACGACACTGTTCACCACGCTCGCCCGTGAACTCGACGACACCTTCTTCCGTAGCGCGCGGGACCAACTCGAGCAGTTGCACTTTCCTCAAGGTGCGCTGCTCAGTGCCACCCTGGGCGAGGGCAACAAAGGTGAGAGATACGTTCTCCACGAACCGCCTCATCGGCGGTGGTGGGAACGGATTTTCGCGATGCAGGAGCCGGTCTCCTACAGCTTCGAGATCGCCGACCGCGATATCGC
The Rhodococcus qingshengii JCM 15477 genome window above contains:
- a CDS encoding MutS-related protein, with the translated sequence MNVRPPLPMHNVDAIHRTYAPDDDAAAMTAESFRSILFENPATAPPLETNPPEFFGDLNLEQVVTSIVAGHEEYDLEQFFHTALTDTAAITYRHEVFRDVQMEEVRSAVDEFAAGMHEMRTHLARARKRYYPREQQAWFLMAVRVFAVATTRLSDNLTVLSLRSSGLRRFRDYLADYLQGPEFSTLRGDLDNVERALSGIRYCLIIKGDRITVRRYDGESDYSTEVERTFEKFKQGEVREHHLRNTAGWGLNHVEAHVLDLLARLHPREFAELNQFCQHNRGFLDRVIDDFDREIQFYLVYLDYLDRFEHAGLQFCYPHVTDRSHEVSAFDTFDIALAERLVPERAVVCNDFALTGRERVIVVSGPNQGGKTTFARTFGQMHYLGRLGCLVPGHRARLHLYDHLFTHFEREEVITNLSGKLQDELERIHDILDQATSESIVIMNETFTSTTVKDARLLGGAVLNRIIDRGMLGVYVTFVDELSRLNEATVSMVAAVDPDDPAHRTFTLVRQRADGLAYALTLAEKYRLTYQQVKERRS